From the genome of Nicotiana tabacum cultivar K326 chromosome 2, ASM71507v2, whole genome shotgun sequence:
TTAGCGGGTCGACAAGGCCACCACGGCCTCGGGTGGATCAAGTTCGAGAAGACGCCATCAAATGGCATGATAACTTTGTGCCATATGGGAAATATGTCTCCGAAATAGGGATTAATGTGAAGGCCCTAGAAAAGAACTTTCTGAAGGTGCTTGCCAGGTTGGTAGAAATGAAGATGGAGAAACTCAAGGAATGCCCGGGCCCTGCGAATCTGAGCATGGTGCGCGAGCTATACGCCAATTGGAATGCGGACTTGTTCCGATCATGTGTCCGAGGGAAAGAGATACCACTGGATAGAATATCCTTATATGCATTTCTGGGAGGTTATAGCCCTAATCAACGGAGGCTACAAAAGTTCGTCAAAAGTCCACGCTACCGGGCAATACGTCACACACTTTATGGCGTTGATTCTAATGCAAAGTGGATGCAAACTAAGGGAAATTCCCACCTTGAGATGCTCCGTTTTGACTTCAACAAGACGGCTAAGGTATGGAAAAACTTCGTGCAGGCTAGATTGATGCCCGTCGAGCATAACAGTGAATGCACTCGCGCTCGAGTGTGTGTGATCTACTTTCTGATGACCGGGTGACCCATAAATATGGGTGAGCTCATGCTTGGGGAGATGGCCCACACCCGCTTTGGGGGAAGGATCAAAAGGTTTTTCTTTGGAAACCTCCTGACACAGTTCATGCTATCCCGTAGGGCACCGGAGTACCCTGGATATGATGAGGTAGTGGAGGCACCCAAGGCATTGCTAGACGTCACATCTCTACTGGAGTCCACATCAAAGCTAAGCCAGGCGACAAGGAACGAGAGGGACGAAAATTTTAACAGGTATCTTTATAGTTCCCTCAATGTGATAATGAGCAGGCTAGGGGTGTCGGATGAGGAGCGCATGCATTTGCGAAATGATTTCTCTAGTTCCTCCAAGGAGATGTTGGGCATAGCACTGGGAAGTCCCATCCATATGTCTAAGGATGAGAACGCTTACAAGGGATCTGATGATGAAGATGCGGATGATGATGACGTTACGGGGCCCATGGCTTTGGTGCCCTTAGGAGATGATGATGAGCCCAGAGCCGGGGCTGGTGGGCATCCTGAGGAGGTGGACTCCGACTAGCAAGGAGTTCTTTCTTTCTACCTTACcttgttttgaatttgttatgCATCGGGGACTATGCATTGTTTAAGTGTAGGGTGGGGGAATACTTCTTGACTTGTAATTGTATAAAAGTTATTGTTAATATTTTGttttatacatacatatatatatatatatatatatatatatatatatatattagattagTTTAGAACTAACATAGTCTAGTTAgctagtaaaaaaataaaaataaaaattcaaaagaagtTCGTACTTTTCCCGACGATCGATCTATTGGATAATTTTTTTGAGGGATCAAAGTccgcttaaaaataccaaaaatattttcctttgttcttttaggatagttaggtagtatcccttggtttttctttggacgctggttcttttccaagggtgtagctcgaaccgggtgtttttatttttgttttttttaggagtaggatagGGAGAAAATTGAGGTGCTCTGAGGTAccttttgacatgtttggtgttgGCACGTTAAGTTATGGCATGCGCTCAGTCTTCCTGAATATTTGATTTGAGTTGTAATGCCCAAGTAAATTAAGTAGCCTACTCTTTGATGTTTTTTTCTCAGTTGGTTGACTTGTATGCCACCTAGTGCATTATTGCTTAAAAATTCTCAACTTGCTTGCTTTCTTGACTTGAGAGTCGAGCAGAACCGTCTTGATTGAGTTAAGTGCAATGTGTGTGTAAGGATTGGTGATATTTTGTACTATtttgtgtagtctagaacttgccctgtgtgttaaTCGAAGCGAAATCGttaagttgtgctagtctaggagatgacgtaggcGTTTCTTGCTTGACCATAGGAGTGCTTGTCACTCATAAATAAAATTTTTTcgttgctagcccctttgagcttatagaccttttctttggcacccacacTACAAGTTGTATcactattttgttcttaatttgagcTTGTTGAGCATTTACCTCttaaggcacttagtcgctaagTTGAGAGATAGGGGAGTGGCTTTCAAGTGGAACCATAGAAGGGCCCTTAAGGTTCATTAAAtttgtgaaaagaaaaaaaaaggtcacTAACCGATGAACattaatgtatggagtgtgtggagtaaagaaaagaagaaagaaaaaaaatagtagttcaaataatgtagaaaaaCACACACCTATCTTTCAAATTCGGGCTAGTGGGAATATAGAGGTGCTTAATTGAAAAGAGGGTTATGTTATATATGGTGTATGACAAGTGAATTGGTTGAAAAGAAGATGTGCTCAATTTGCGAGTGTAgcgtattaaagtgcttaggagggttagtcactaatCCTAAATGTATCTTactcgtcccttagcctacattacaaccttaaagtcctaattgatcctagatttggctagcttagattagtagagatatGCACTATGAGCAAGCTTATAGTACGACTACGGGATGTACATGAATTATTTGTGAGAGTGAGTGGATTTTGTTCAATTGTTTGATATCCTCAATTTATGTTCAACAACTTTGAACGTTTGGGATAATTTTGTATTCACTCTTTTGCTTGTGGTGAGGGCACTTGGTCTCATGACGAATTGGTGATGTTGTACACTTCTTTTGTTGGGTGAGTGCGTGAGTTGAGTAtgcttagtggtaacgagtcGTTGTATGAGGTAGGGTGGTTGTGGAGAGGTTTCTTGAGTTAGTTGAATAGCATTGTATATACTTGGGCTAGTTTaaaaacgggaagaatgtgaagTTCGTGTGTTCGTGCTTAATTGTCGGTATCAACATAGTCAAAAGATAGAgtgtttgattgaattaattgtgaATTGCTCTTTCATAGTGATGCGTATGTTTTGGGGTGTTAATGTAGTTCCATTGCTAGAatacgagcaagagtctaagtgtggggtgttgatattcggcttaatgtatgcatattttgatgtaTATTGCCTTGCATTATGATCATGTCTCGTAGATTTCAGATGTATAATATGATGATTTGTGCTAATTTGtagtatttctatgtgtaggaattATTCGCatgcaatttgggacgaaagtGCGCGAATTGGAGCGAAAACGGGAAGAAAATGCAAAAGTGCACATTTGAGGGCCACaagcagcgtggggcgctgcccgTGGCGCACAAAACAGAAACTTGGGAAGCTAAGCGTTAGGGCCAAcgccccacgctgccctggacgctcaaAACGTGAACATGTCTGAACATGTCCTATTTCgactaggactcggttatttcgaccccaaGACACACCCAAATCATTTAAAAGCCAACCTGTTATAACATAGCTCCACCCCTGTTGACAtataatattttagaaatcaagcAATTTAACCTGTTATAAAAGGCTACTTGCCTATTCTCCAAGTTACTAGTTCTACTAATTAGGGTCCAAGTTATTAGTTCTACTAATTAGGGGTTGTTACCTTTAAAGTAGCCTGCTTGAGTAATTTGTTTTCACCATTTGCATACAGAGGTCTTTAAActcttgtatttttttattttgtgattgtttCTGAAGTGTAACGAAGTAAAATACCCGTACTGCAAGAGAGCTGGCAAAAAATAACTGGCTTGTGCACAGCAGAAAGAAGTATGCAGTTTGTGATGATGAAAGAGAGGGCATTTTTATAAAAAGCTGGCTCCACTTGTCCTTCGTGCCATGCTTTATCAATATATAAGGGACCCCTACCTTATTTCAACATTATATATCTTCTGCTTATTTCACACAACTTTTCATTCTTTAGAAGTAAGTCTTAAACCAACCATCTCtgagtgaaaaaaaagaaaggtatTCTTTAATGGGAAATCACAAATTTAGATTATCAGATATACTACCAAATGCTTGGTTCTACAAGATAAGAGACATGGGCAAATCCAAACCCCATAAAACCTCTGCCTCCAAGAAGAAAAACCCTTGTTCTAGTATGCAAAAAACACAATTTTCACAACCAAGATCATCCTTTTATTATGCTACAGAGTCTATTAGAGTTGACAATTCTGCTGCAAATCTCAAAACTTTGAACTCTGATCAACCAAGAAGATCATCTAAGAGAAGAAGCAAAAGAATGACCATTTACAAGCCCTCTCCTAAGAATATTATTGACTCTGTTAATAATTCAGATAGCTTCCCGGAATTTGACTTGCTTAAATCTCCATCTTCCGAATTCGACTCTGCTTCTCAATCTTTCAACGGTCTTGCCTCCTGGTCAAGTTCTTACTTCAGTTCTTCAACTACTGATATAATCATAGATATGAATGAAATAATTTCAGAATTGACCTTCCTCCAATTCTCACAAAGCCAGCAAAATCCCATAATAGCAAGCAACAAAGTCAAGAAAGCATTAACACTAAAAGAGAAAATTCTGCTCCCAGAAAATCGTCTACTGGAGTGAAACTGAGAGCAAAAATTAAGGGGCATGGCAGAAAAAGCGTGTCATCCTCAAAAAAGCGTGTctccaaaaaagaaaatttaaagtCAAAAAGAAGGAGCTTTTCATCAGGGAGCTTTGCAATAGTGAAAGCTTCATTTGATCCTCAAAAGGATTTTAGAGAATCAATGATGGAGATGATTCTGGAAAACAATATTAAGGCATCAAAAGACTTGGAACATCTTCTTGCTTGCTATCTTTCTTTGAACTCCGATGAGTATCATCACCTTATTATCAACGCATTTGAACAAATTTGGTTCAACTTCTCTCACCTTCACTTGTAAATTCATTCCTTGTGAAAATCGTAATTAATTCTAGAATACACTTCTTCTTTTTGGCTCATGCTTTTCATTCTTTGATTAGCTTCATCTTACTTCGAGTATTCATTTAGCCAACAACTTCCTATTAGCGTATTCAATATGAATTGGCTACATTACATGAAGGTAGAAGGAGaagttttaaaattatatatacctCGCTAACAGAGAAAATGAACATTTCTAATTGGTTATAACTTTTTTTTTCACGATGTTTATATGAAAAAGTTGTTGTGAGTCAACTTAACTTAATAATTAATCGTGTTGTTGTAAATCAACTAAATAGGTAAAAACACTTTTACATTAACAGAACAATAACTCAAAAGAAAATGTCAGTATCTTCCGGAAGACAAAAAGTGTAGGATTGCATATAGGTGCCGGGCCTTATTTACTGATTATTGTTTTTACTTTTCATCTATTTCCAGGTTCTTATGATATTGTTATTCTTTCTATAATTTTTtattgatggtactgatatattatctcttttcgtcttcttgagccgagggtctatcagaaatagcctctctatTCCCTCGGGTAGCAGTAAGTTATGCGTACGTACTACCCTCCTCATAtctcacttgtgggattttactgggtcgttgatgttgttctttttcttgtttttgtaaTACGAAAACTCTATGCACACAGAGACCGATCCTTTCTATCAACTATTTAATTAACGAAACCCGCaaagaaattgaatgaaaatattgtgttgaaagtTTTCTCAAAAAACTCAACTCAaaggtagaagaacaagaaataattTTCTTGTAATAGTATTTTCTCTCTTAGTTTTGTATtacactctcactttcacaaagtgatttTCTTCGAGATTTAATGGGCAAATCTTCCTAATCACCTTTTATATAGCATCACTTATAAACCCTTTTCCTATTggaatttttaccttcctatactatatataaaattttattacCCTTCCTAATCAAGTGTTTACTTAATTAGATGGACATATTAtaacgatccgacttgtcattttgtgAATTGGCGTCCCATTCAACGACTTAAGGCATCGAgcagcttcataatatgtattataatGTACGtgtatggtcgagtttggttttcggaagattcgaaattaaaataaaagaacaattcttacttttgaagcttaaatgaaaaaagttgaccggagttttgacttttgagcaaacgactccggattggaattttgatgattccaatattttcgtatggtaatttcggacttaggtgtatgtccgaAATTAGATTTGAAAGTTCGTATGTCAATTCGAtgtattttggcgaaagttgaaaaattgaagaTCTTTAGAAAGGTTGACCGGGAGGTGACTTTATTAATATCAGAGTCAAAATTTGATTCCCGAAATTGGAACagattcattatgtcatttatgactcgtgtgcaaaatttgaagtcattccggattgatttgatacgttttggcgcaaattatagaagttggaagatttaaaaactcataattcgattcgatgcgcgattcgcaGTTTTCACGtcgtttgacg
Proteins encoded in this window:
- the LOC107785724 gene encoding uncharacterized protein LOC107785724; its protein translation is MGNHKFRLSDILPNAWFYKIRDMGKSKPHKTSASKKKNPCSSMQKTQFSQPRSSFYYATESIRVDNSAANLKTLNSDQPRRSSKRRSKRMTIYKPSPKNIIDSVNNSDSFPEFDLLKSPSSEFDSASQSFNGLASWSSSYFSSSTTDIIIDMNEIISELTFLQFSQSQQNPIIASNKVKKALTLKEKILLPENRLLE